One window from the genome of Saprospiraceae bacterium encodes:
- a CDS encoding TerC family protein encodes MFEIPDFGSFEIIMSFLTLTFLEIVLGVDNIIFISITAARLNDEDKKKATRIGLLAAMVLRVILLFGLSFLTAMQEPLFIINQTWLHAGFSIQSLILILGGIFLMYKSVTEIHHKLESDNDMDHAGSGIKKVSLTNAIIQISLINLIFSLDSILTAVGMTNGLHGALWLMVIAVIASILIMMAFASPVGKFVNEHPTIQMLGLSFLILIGFMLIAEGSHLAHLHVGESEIGTIPKGYLYFAIAFSLLVEFLNMRLRKKVRPVQLHGIEKEAKKLGYFNKEKQ; translated from the coding sequence ATGTTTGAAATACCTGATTTTGGAAGTTTCGAGATTATTATGAGTTTTCTCACCCTGACTTTTTTAGAAATAGTGTTAGGTGTTGATAATATTATTTTTATATCGATTACTGCTGCCAGATTAAATGATGAAGATAAAAAGAAAGCGACCCGAATTGGTCTTTTGGCTGCTATGGTTCTAAGGGTTATCTTATTATTCGGATTAAGTTTTTTAACGGCGATGCAGGAACCATTATTTATAATAAATCAAACATGGTTGCATGCAGGATTTTCAATCCAAAGTTTAATATTAATATTAGGGGGTATTTTTTTAATGTATAAAAGTGTTACAGAAATCCACCACAAGCTGGAGTCTGATAATGATATGGATCATGCCGGAAGTGGTATAAAAAAAGTGAGTTTAACAAATGCAATTATTCAAATTTCTTTGATCAATCTTATATTCAGTTTGGATTCAATTTTAACAGCTGTTGGAATGACCAATGGATTGCATGGTGCATTGTGGTTGATGGTCATTGCTGTAATCGCATCCATTTTGATAATGATGGCTTTTGCTAGTCCGGTTGGTAAATTTGTAAATGAGCATCCAACCATCCAAATGCTGGGACTTTCTTTTTTAATATTGATCGGGTTTATGTTGATAGCCGAAGGCTCACATCTTGCGCATCTCCATGTTGGTGAAAGTGAAATTGGTACCATACCTAAAGGATATCTATACTTCGCAATTGCATTTTCGCTGCTTGTCGAATTTTTAAATATGAGATTGCGTAAAAAAGTGCGGCCTGTTCAATTGCATGGCATTGAAAAGGAGGCTAAAAAATTGGGTTATTTTAATAAAGAAAAACAATAG
- a CDS encoding 3'-5' exonuclease, translated as MFTLNRDLIFFDVETTGLHVIRDRILQIAMIKYFKSGAPPEELSMIINPGIPIAAEALAIHGIGPEQVANQPSFKDVAQSLYDFIGDADLAGYNSNRFDIPILAEEFARYGFDLDLDKRRQIDVQRIFYKMEPRTLKAAYQFYCNEELIDAHDALIDIRATVRVLEGQLERYAGQDYKGDDNEFIAAPVKPDTQALHDFTNDLKTLDATQRLRYNEQGEIVFNFGKFVGQTFEQVWLKESKYFYWILDKEFSFQVKAIIKKYIESKKIENNQQ; from the coding sequence ATGTTCACCTTAAATAGAGATTTGATATTTTTTGACGTTGAAACAACCGGATTGCATGTTATAAGAGACCGTATTTTACAAATTGCAATGATTAAGTATTTCAAAAGTGGAGCACCTCCAGAAGAATTATCAATGATTATAAATCCTGGAATTCCTATTGCAGCGGAAGCATTGGCCATTCATGGCATAGGTCCGGAGCAAGTAGCCAACCAACCAAGCTTTAAAGATGTGGCCCAATCGCTTTATGATTTTATTGGCGATGCGGATTTAGCTGGATATAATTCAAATCGATTTGATATTCCAATATTGGCCGAAGAATTTGCACGCTATGGATTTGATCTTGACTTAGATAAGCGCAGACAAATTGATGTTCAGCGAATTTTTTATAAAATGGAACCTCGAACCCTCAAAGCAGCGTACCAATTTTATTGCAACGAAGAATTAATAGATGCACACGATGCATTGATTGATATCAGAGCCACCGTTCGTGTTTTGGAGGGTCAGTTAGAGCGATATGCAGGACAAGATTATAAGGGAGACGATAATGAATTTATTGCCGCTCCTGTAAAACCTGACACGCAAGCTTTGCATGATTTTACCAATGATCTGAAAACATTGGATGCCACGCAACGGTTACGTTATAACGAACAAGGTGAAATTGTATTTAATTTTGGAAAATTTGTTGGTCAAACTTTTGAACAAGTATGGCTAAAGGAATCAAAATATTTTTATTGGATTTTGGATAAGGAATTTTCGTTTCAAGTAAAGGCCATTATTAAAAAATACATTGAATCGAAGAAAATTGAGAATAACCAACAATGA
- a CDS encoding cytochrome C peroxidase: MSRFIKLACVLAGFYWFSACKDDPVAGMDNLSQIPYLPEAYANEVPKGLPQLPFTTDDPLTKEGVQLGRHLFYDPILSLDSTIACASCHDPRKSFTDNLAVSPGVGGSLGTRSSMTILNTAYFYKGLFWDGRAAFLADQAAQPVENPVEMHEMWPSVIDKLKRHPTYPSMFRKAFGINSKSEISKELATKAIAQFERILLSGGNSIYQKQIRGELFFDADQQEGHDLYFNVDVLIPDAECFHCHAAPLMMANEFFNNGIDTVQSLDDFKDTGRGGITGVRFDKGKFKAPTLYNIALTAPYMHDGRFKTLEEVIEHYNSGGHFAENKDGFIRKLGLNRRQKQSLIAFLNTLTDTSYLQNPDVLSPF, translated from the coding sequence GTGAGCCGTTTTATAAAATTAGCTTGTGTCCTTGCGGGCTTTTATTGGTTTAGTGCCTGTAAAGATGATCCGGTTGCAGGAATGGATAATCTTAGCCAAATTCCATACTTACCGGAGGCCTACGCAAATGAAGTACCCAAGGGCCTGCCCCAGCTCCCTTTTACTACAGACGATCCCCTTACAAAAGAAGGGGTCCAGTTAGGAAGGCATTTGTTTTACGATCCAATTCTTTCTTTAGATAGTACCATAGCGTGTGCAAGTTGTCATGATCCACGAAAATCATTTACAGATAATCTTGCGGTCAGCCCAGGTGTTGGAGGCAGTCTCGGAACCAGGAGCAGTATGACCATATTAAATACGGCCTATTTCTATAAAGGACTCTTTTGGGATGGACGCGCGGCGTTTTTAGCAGATCAAGCGGCTCAACCAGTTGAAAATCCAGTAGAAATGCATGAAATGTGGCCATCCGTAATTGATAAACTGAAACGCCATCCAACATACCCAAGCATGTTTCGGAAAGCATTTGGGATTAACTCCAAATCAGAAATCAGTAAAGAATTAGCAACCAAAGCCATAGCTCAATTTGAGCGGATTCTTCTTTCAGGGGGTAATTCCATTTACCAAAAACAAATACGGGGTGAGCTGTTTTTTGATGCGGATCAACAAGAAGGACATGATCTCTATTTTAATGTGGATGTTCTGATCCCTGATGCAGAGTGTTTTCATTGCCATGCGGCTCCCTTGATGATGGCAAATGAGTTTTTCAACAACGGGATAGATACAGTCCAAAGCCTGGATGATTTTAAAGACACTGGACGAGGAGGAATTACCGGAGTCCGGTTTGACAAGGGAAAATTTAAAGCACCCACACTTTACAATATTGCATTGACAGCGCCATACATGCATGACGGACGGTTTAAAACACTTGAGGAAGTTATTGAACATTACAATTCGGGAGGTCATTTTGCAGAGAACAAAGATGGCTTTATCAGAAAACTGGGGCTGAATCGTCGCCAAAAGCAAAGTCTGATTGCTTTTTTAAATACCCTAACAGACACATCCTACCTTCAAAATCCGGATGTTTTAAGTCCGTTTTAA
- a CDS encoding VCBS repeat-containing protein: protein MFSKSVFSFAKNLESQDAVSIYLTPLLADLDQDCIPELIAVNDLFNGILIIDSYTGQTKLKINTPIIEWFNGSLLVADVDNDGWIDIVIKANGFGPNPANIKDRIICYNSNGSVKWISDQRVDKNFLDEKGGSLALADFNQDGYPEVYIQNKIFNAQTGLKLIEGGTNGIGMKQNSNYNPFPSTIAGQLDGDTTDLELAAGYTIYKIIITNPNGMAGNSMVPFNIQVDNSFLDGYTSIADINADNMLDLIVTYPGLNNEALVYAYTFSNGNPALSAKAYPPGTIDYIGPPLICSLGPSRSPSILFNRVKNLFSYRYDGSSTFKLEWVLPTADSSGTTGITAFDFNYDGILEIVHRDEKSLNIIDGFSFPPKIIASIPCLSGTWSEMPIVGDIRNSGQSNICVSCGSIPYDNTGKLTIFGSADSSAPWAPARGIWNQYNYHVLNINDDLTVPRVQKNNATYKNGRYNNFYVQESLLDSNGIYRKPAASLYGNLDCINYDPITDLYTAYFNLYNKPDASQAADTGIPVAFYNGNPESGGNILGIYYTTKKLVRGDSLIQLSFSFSASNLKQLFMVVNTKRLGSGSFTSNDFFSSECDFTDNIYSSTELPRIQRIDTSICESASFVFFNTTLQQAGMYYHNLKNRIGCDSVISILDLRLIDTTLSIINAKACDSLIWNGVRLDSSGMFTAIHLNQLGCDSTTLLNLSLLKSSTSFQQTIRCDSFIWNHQSYYSSGKYMFSSHNVDGCDSIAILDLTIHHPDTTRWVQAACDSFQWNGRYYKQSGRYINKFINQFSCDSIAILDLHIDSVIQSLTAVTACDSFLWNNTVYTTGGQFRFQTKSVFGCDSIAILNLDLYKTSRSTQQIVACDSFFWNGQSYFQDGTYFYHTQNTNACDSVAILDLDLNASSQSLSIVNTCDSIYWNNQSYTQSGRYFFTTRNAAGCDSLAILQLTILKSDSNLIRITACDSLTWNGTKITQAGTYPFKTQNHAGCDSIVTLELKLNQASKADLSISACDSMAILGKTLKQSGDYLFPLQNAQSCDSLLTIHFTTLSQIQSDSVEACDQYIWPVNDSSYLKSGIYEKKLVNQFGCDSIFLLNLKLQPSYVQFIDTAVCTQYFWPATQQILKQSGDYNFNLKSIAGCDSILNLKLRIRPEIQKTDSVTTQENPYIWDVNQQAYTQSGIYREAFKSSLGCDSIHWLVLQINKEIEIYYPNIINLNSSSNARFNLYIFGSQAVIDWLSIYDRWGNLLWQTHTIQANNQQQGWNGTANNQFVLPGVYVWHASIRLPDGSIIKKSGDLTVIR, encoded by the coding sequence ATGTTCTCGAAATCAGTTTTTTCATTTGCCAAAAATTTAGAAAGCCAGGATGCAGTCTCAATTTATTTAACACCCCTATTGGCCGATTTGGATCAAGACTGTATTCCTGAATTAATTGCAGTAAATGATCTTTTTAATGGCATATTAATAATTGATTCATATACTGGACAAACGAAATTAAAAATAAATACTCCAATAATAGAATGGTTTAATGGCAGCCTTTTAGTAGCTGATGTTGATAATGATGGTTGGATAGATATCGTAATTAAAGCTAATGGTTTTGGGCCTAATCCTGCAAATATTAAAGATAGAATAATATGCTATAATTCCAATGGTTCAGTTAAATGGATTTCTGATCAAAGAGTTGACAAAAATTTTCTAGATGAAAAAGGAGGCAGTTTAGCATTGGCTGATTTTAATCAGGACGGCTATCCGGAAGTTTATATTCAAAATAAAATTTTCAATGCTCAGACAGGTTTAAAACTTATTGAAGGCGGAACTAATGGAATTGGAATGAAGCAAAATTCAAATTACAATCCTTTTCCAAGTACAATTGCCGGACAGCTGGACGGCGACACAACAGACTTAGAATTGGCTGCTGGGTATACTATTTATAAAATAATAATTACAAATCCAAATGGGATGGCTGGTAATTCAATGGTGCCATTTAACATTCAAGTCGATAATTCCTTTCTTGATGGATATACTTCTATTGCTGATATTAATGCTGACAATATGCTTGATTTGATTGTTACCTATCCAGGTTTAAATAATGAAGCATTGGTCTATGCTTATACATTTTCTAATGGAAACCCGGCCTTAAGTGCCAAAGCTTATCCTCCTGGAACAATTGATTATATAGGTCCACCATTAATCTGTAGTTTAGGACCTTCCAGATCACCTTCTATTTTATTTAATCGGGTTAAAAATCTATTTTCTTACCGATACGATGGAAGTTCTACTTTTAAATTAGAATGGGTATTACCAACAGCCGATTCATCAGGTACAACCGGAATAACTGCTTTTGATTTTAATTATGATGGAATTCTAGAAATTGTTCACAGAGATGAGAAATCATTAAACATAATTGATGGATTTAGCTTCCCACCTAAAATTATCGCAAGCATTCCATGCTTATCTGGAACCTGGAGTGAAATGCCAATAGTAGGAGATATAAGAAATTCAGGTCAATCAAATATTTGTGTAAGTTGTGGATCTATTCCCTATGACAATACAGGCAAACTCACCATCTTTGGTTCAGCAGACAGCTCAGCTCCCTGGGCACCTGCCAGAGGCATTTGGAATCAATACAATTATCATGTACTCAATATCAATGATGATTTGACCGTGCCCCGTGTTCAAAAAAATAATGCGACTTATAAAAATGGACGATACAATAACTTTTATGTGCAGGAGTCTTTACTTGATTCCAATGGAATTTACCGGAAACCTGCAGCAAGTTTGTATGGGAACCTAGATTGTATAAATTACGATCCAATTACTGATTTATACACAGCATACTTTAATCTTTACAATAAGCCAGATGCTTCGCAAGCAGCTGATACTGGAATACCTGTTGCATTTTATAATGGCAATCCGGAATCCGGAGGCAACATACTGGGCATTTATTACACTACAAAAAAACTGGTTAGAGGTGATAGTTTAATCCAATTAAGTTTTAGTTTCTCTGCAAGCAATCTCAAGCAGCTTTTTATGGTTGTCAATACCAAAAGATTGGGTTCGGGCAGCTTTACCTCAAATGATTTTTTCTCATCAGAATGTGATTTTACAGATAATATATATAGTTCAACAGAACTTCCCCGCATTCAGCGAATAGATACCAGTATTTGCGAATCCGCTTCATTTGTATTTTTTAACACGACTTTACAACAAGCCGGCATGTATTATCATAATTTAAAAAACAGAATTGGTTGTGATAGTGTAATAAGCATTTTGGATTTACGGTTAATCGATACAACTCTTTCTATAATTAATGCTAAAGCATGTGATTCGCTCATTTGGAATGGAGTTCGACTGGATTCCAGTGGTATGTTTACTGCAATTCATCTCAATCAATTGGGTTGTGATAGTACTACGCTATTAAATCTTAGTTTGTTGAAATCCAGTACATCTTTTCAGCAGACTATTCGCTGTGATTCCTTCATATGGAATCATCAAAGCTATTACAGCAGCGGTAAATACATGTTTTCTAGTCATAATGTGGATGGATGCGACAGCATAGCAATCCTTGATTTAACTATTCATCATCCGGATACAACAAGATGGGTTCAAGCAGCTTGCGATTCGTTTCAATGGAATGGCAGGTATTATAAACAAAGTGGAAGGTATATTAATAAATTTATAAATCAGTTTTCCTGTGACAGCATTGCTATTCTTGATTTACATATCGATTCCGTAATTCAATCTTTGACCGCGGTAACAGCCTGTGATTCCTTTTTATGGAATAACACGGTTTATACAACAGGTGGACAATTTCGTTTTCAAACTAAAAGTGTGTTTGGCTGTGATAGCATCGCAATTTTAAATCTTGATCTTTATAAAACAAGTAGATCGACTCAACAGATTGTTGCTTGTGATTCATTTTTTTGGAATGGGCAAAGCTATTTTCAAGATGGCACCTATTTCTATCATACGCAAAATACGAATGCTTGTGACAGCGTGGCTATACTCGATTTGGATCTAAATGCTTCGTCCCAATCTCTAAGTATCGTAAACACTTGCGATTCCATTTATTGGAATAATCAAAGTTATACTCAAAGTGGACGCTATTTTTTTACTACTAGAAATGCAGCTGGCTGCGACAGCTTGGCGATTTTACAACTTACAATCCTAAAATCAGATTCCAATTTAATCAGAATTACAGCTTGTGATTCTTTAACTTGGAATGGGACTAAAATAACCCAAGCTGGAACCTATCCATTTAAAACTCAAAACCATGCGGGGTGTGATAGTATTGTGACATTAGAACTTAAACTAAACCAAGCTTCAAAAGCAGATCTAAGTATTTCCGCTTGTGATTCAATGGCCATTCTTGGAAAAACCCTTAAACAAAGCGGTGATTATTTATTTCCATTGCAAAATGCACAATCCTGCGATTCGTTATTAACGATACACTTTACTACCCTATCGCAAATTCAATCCGATTCGGTGGAAGCATGTGACCAATACATTTGGCCAGTTAATGATTCCAGTTATTTAAAATCCGGAATTTATGAGAAAAAACTAGTTAATCAATTCGGATGTGATTCAATTTTCTTATTGAACTTAAAACTTCAACCAAGTTATGTACAATTCATAGATACTGCTGTTTGTACGCAATATTTTTGGCCTGCTACGCAACAAATACTCAAACAATCTGGCGATTATAATTTTAATTTAAAATCAATTGCAGGTTGTGATTCGATACTTAATTTAAAATTGAGAATTCGTCCAGAAATTCAAAAAACAGATAGTGTAACTACACAAGAAAATCCTTATATCTGGGATGTAAATCAACAAGCATATACCCAATCAGGGATTTATCGTGAAGCTTTTAAATCAAGTTTAGGTTGTGATTCTATCCATTGGTTGGTGTTGCAAATCAATAAAGAGATTGAAATATATTACCCTAATATTATCAATCTTAACAGTAGTTCAAATGCACGATTTAATCTATATATTTTTGGATCACAAGCAGTAATAGATTGGCTAAGTATTTATGACCGTTGGGGCAATTTGCTATGGCAAACCCACACGATTCAAGCCAATAATCAACAACAAGGATGGAATGGGACTGCTAATAATCAGTTTGTCTTACCGGGAGTTTATGTATGGCATGCCAGCATTCGTTTGCCGGATGGCAGTATCATTAAAAAATCAGGAGATTTGACCGTAATCCGGTAA
- a CDS encoding T9SS type A sorting domain-containing protein — MLLLPSISKSQSADTLVCDNGGFEDGLTYYTGQYSDSYRLGGNICTPLYLDSSITWNAISIPAFRRFEIVNNGPDTLTGINKVKFGYKSLLLNNRYGHFSFTCSGHYDVNKIVKRFKVTPETRDFTVWYAAILENPNGHRDQQPWFSISCDRDPANNLCFDASQIECYNIFLDSICTFDTIKLVNWACHTFKIPLNMLDSIATLEITAADCGEGGHFTYAYIDGICELCDGSAFGSGTLYQQPLNEEGLGIDFDPCGDDSLTICGSYTLPAICGAWKLDSILPVDFNFYSLSIDTANNKYCFKVALADFTYDSCTEIYLKLYFSSNTQILDPVYSNTIEVCPISFEYELTVVTGSCQNNNTTSLLSDDYYYVQVDLDQFIEGDSFLIERVLDDPYPNETGHYDLLIDTADGIYNLGPFFIQEGDWKLIFSHEDCRDTFNISAPHFCSGTGNCILFNSAKISNVMCYNNSTSSVSDDSWSFQIKVNGIGGSYSINGSGSYSYNTTHTYYVPGTIGLECVEIKLSAPGGCEAFLMICPPKPCSDNENCELEVYLDSIFCNEENATFYVYLNVFASGSSYVCYSSFAVSDPGNTSNSNYYHDNLNNPLGPFDEDVYLIISTCNSDDCSCDLSCFKLIYIPNPDCENLEFRNLHVDDSKNQEMQDLIVVPNPISTNEIQFTSKLKNTSISLFSADGKVIWHGNINGPSFKIDLVLPQGLYFIKYKNRKGKECFSKVIKY, encoded by the coding sequence ATGCTATTATTACCAAGTATTTCAAAAAGCCAAAGTGCCGATACCTTGGTTTGTGATAATGGCGGTTTTGAGGATGGCTTAACTTACTATACAGGTCAATATTCAGATAGTTATCGCTTGGGTGGTAATATTTGTACCCCATTGTATTTAGACTCATCCATAACTTGGAATGCCATATCAATTCCGGCATTTAGAAGATTCGAAATTGTAAACAATGGACCCGATACTTTAACCGGAATTAATAAAGTCAAGTTTGGTTATAAATCCTTGCTTTTAAATAACCGTTATGGCCATTTTAGTTTTACTTGTAGTGGTCATTATGATGTAAATAAAATAGTAAAACGGTTTAAAGTAACTCCTGAAACACGTGATTTTACAGTTTGGTATGCGGCAATATTGGAAAATCCAAATGGACATCGTGATCAACAACCTTGGTTTAGCATATCCTGTGATCGGGATCCTGCCAATAATTTATGTTTTGATGCCTCTCAAATTGAATGTTATAATATCTTCCTAGATTCCATTTGCACTTTTGATACCATCAAATTGGTAAATTGGGCTTGTCATACATTTAAAATCCCTTTAAACATGTTAGACAGTATTGCAACTTTAGAAATAACTGCAGCTGATTGTGGTGAAGGTGGCCATTTTACTTATGCATACATTGATGGTATTTGTGAACTATGCGATGGCAGTGCATTTGGGTCTGGTACCTTGTATCAACAGCCACTCAATGAAGAGGGTCTTGGAATAGATTTTGATCCATGTGGAGATGATTCGTTAACAATCTGTGGATCCTATACCTTACCTGCTATTTGCGGTGCTTGGAAATTGGATTCTATATTACCAGTTGACTTTAATTTTTATTCTTTATCAATCGATACAGCCAATAATAAATATTGTTTTAAAGTTGCGCTTGCTGATTTTACCTACGATAGCTGTACAGAAATTTATTTAAAATTGTATTTTAGTTCGAATACACAAATCCTGGATCCAGTTTATTCCAATACCATTGAAGTTTGTCCAATCAGTTTTGAATATGAACTTACAGTTGTCACCGGATCTTGCCAAAATAATAACACTACAAGTTTATTGTCTGATGATTATTATTATGTACAAGTTGATTTGGATCAGTTTATTGAAGGGGATAGTTTTCTAATCGAACGTGTGCTGGATGACCCCTACCCCAATGAGACTGGCCATTATGATTTATTAATTGATACTGCCGATGGTATTTACAATCTAGGCCCCTTTTTTATACAGGAAGGAGATTGGAAACTTATTTTTTCTCATGAAGACTGCAGAGATACTTTTAATATATCAGCCCCTCATTTTTGTTCTGGTACAGGCAACTGTATTCTGTTTAATAGTGCAAAAATAAGCAATGTCATGTGCTATAATAATTCTACTTCTTCTGTAAGCGATGATTCTTGGTCATTTCAAATTAAAGTAAATGGAATTGGAGGATCCTACTCAATTAATGGATCTGGATCTTATAGTTATAATACAACTCATACTTATTATGTTCCGGGAACCATTGGATTAGAATGTGTAGAGATAAAATTGTCAGCTCCTGGAGGATGTGAAGCTTTCCTGATGATCTGTCCGCCAAAACCTTGTTCTGACAATGAAAATTGCGAGTTGGAAGTATATTTAGACTCAATTTTCTGTAATGAAGAAAACGCTACATTTTATGTTTACTTAAATGTATTTGCATCAGGTTCATCTTATGTATGTTATAGCAGCTTCGCGGTAAGTGACCCTGGCAATACTTCTAATTCAAATTATTATCATGATAATTTGAATAATCCACTAGGGCCGTTTGATGAAGATGTTTATTTAATCATTTCAACTTGTAACTCAGATGATTGTTCCTGTGATTTAAGCTGCTTTAAACTTATTTATATTCCTAATCCCGATTGTGAAAATTTGGAATTTAGGAATTTACATGTCGATGACTCAAAAAATCAAGAAATGCAAGATTTAATAGTCGTTCCAAATCCTATTAGTACCAATGAAATTCAATTTACTTCAAAGTTAAAAAATACCTCAATAAGCCTCTTCTCAGCTGATGGAAAAGTTATTTGGCATGGAAATATTAACGGACCTAGCTTTAAAATTGATTTAGTGCTACCTCAAGGGTTATACTTTATAAAATATAAAAACAGAAAAGGGAAAGAATGTTTCTCAAAAGTTATTAAATATTAG